The window TCAGTTAACAAAACATCAGTGCAGTGCTGTGCTGATTGGAAATGCTGCCCTCGTTTACATGTTTTGATTCTTAGAGACTGATAAGCAACTGATTCAGCTCAGACTCAGATCATCCAGCTGTGAGTCACTGCTGTAAACCTCACTTCCTGatgtgctgctgtgtgaggaCTGAGCTGTGCAGGGGGAAGCACTAGTTTCATTGTGACTTCATTTCAAAagtatagacacacacacacacacacacaccacacacacacacacacacacacacacacacacacacacgattatTACTACTCATATCTTAGTGACAAGGTTGTGGATTTCATGTCCGGGATGagactttctgtgtgttttcacgtgtgtgtgtgtgtgtgtgtgtgtgtgtgtgtgtgtgtgtgtgtgtgtgtgtgtgtgtgtgtgttgagctgttatggactggcaacctgtccagacGTATTGGGCTTTTTGCTTAAATTGCAGACCTTGACCATGAATGAGATGAACTGGTTAACAGGATGGAAGAATACTTTTCTATTGAATATATGGTTATAAATCGCAGACgagaagagaaaagcagagctTCTCACTTGAAAGTTAGCATTCAGTGGTGTAGCTCTCATTCTGAGCTGTGGAATGTCACCAGAACCAACCAGGAACAACCCAGACTCTGCTCAcaccagcaggctgcagcacagcaggCTGTGAggagtcacattttatttagtttgCATTGCATCACAACATTCATTCTGTATTGTAATTCTCCACCACCTCGCCCGTCAACATCGTGCACTTCTGCTTTTGTTCCCGCTCACTTCACCGGAAacgggaagaagaaaaaaagatgaagtaGCCTCAGACTTTGGACTTTCATGACGTTCAAACGTTTACTGTCACCAGCCATAAAACTATAAAACCTGGGTCAGCTCACACCACATTCAACCATCTACCCTCTGTTTAGCTGAAACCTGCACctgtgacacagaaacactgctgccactgtCTGTTTCATCCATTCTAATCAATTAAACGCTTTCAAACATCAGCAAGACATCAGATTGATGGGAAGTTTTAACAGAGGTGTATTGTTTTTTGGTGTTCCTCTAGAAGAGGGTTCTGAGCCGTTTTGGTGGCTTTCCCTCAGGCCCTGCTGTTCCAGAGCCATAAAAACatttaaccattaaaatgaggcgaatgcagctcaggaagttttatacttggttttgatgaacaaacGAAAACTAGAGCTTATGACGCGTTCATGAAGTTTGAACTGCAGTTCAGAACAGTGAAACTAtgtttgtacctgattttaacagttttcttcctcttttcaagctttttcattGACAATTTGTAATTTTTAGCTGCTCCATCGATGTTACCTcctttaaaacagtttttcatgctttttttcaaccatatttaatttttctttttcaggtttttgaaACCGCTCTATCTTCTTTGTCccccatttcttgtgtttttagcTGTAATTCCTAATTTCACTTGTACCTTTTTTCaatcccttttgaaccgagAGTGACTGATCATTTTCAACAGTCCCGCAGTGTGAAACTGTCATCAAATAACTTCAGTGCTCATTCACgtttcatgttgtgaaggctccatggagccactacagagggacAGAAGAGCCACAtctggctccagagccgcaggttgaacacccctgctgTAGAATCATCCTCCTGTGCGTCCCTGTGAAGGACAGCTGGCGGACGCCGTGCTCCGCAGTCCCTCCATGCCTCTGCGCCGATACGTCTGCACTTCCCTCGCCTCTCAGTTCATGACCAGCTGCTCGGCTTGTGGGAACTCTGAAAGGTCATGAACTTCTGCCTGCGGTTCAGCAGACGGCCGGGTTTCAGTTTGTCTGGAgtctgaaaaacaaaggaagtgACTTGAGTTGAAGTAGGAAGGGCtggggttgtggtggtggttAGAAGGTGAAAACTGCTGCTGGATTAACAGATTTCACTTCCTCATGTGTCTCACgcctttcttcttttaaaataagaTGTTATGGAGTAAACCGCCTGTTGTGTAATCATATTGTACATGTTGAAATGAAcaacccccaaaaaaatgccCGACAAGCTCACAAAGTGACGGCTTCTGCCTGAGGCCACCTTGTTTTCACTCACTTCGTTGTCTGATTTGATGGTTGGTAACTTGGTCCGTGAAGGAGAAACCGCAGACGGGGAAGCTGGAAGGAACCCGGTGAAAATCAGGTCAGCTGAAGAAACATCAAGCAGTCCGCCTGTTTATATTGAACTTACATGACCTGTGAACCTTGACCTTTTGATGGAGTCAAAAATCACCGAAAGCACAGAATACATTTACAGTGAAGGATGAAAGGCAGACTGGGATTCAGATTCGCGCCTTGACAGAGGACCTGCCTGTCCGTCAGCACTTTACTGTCAGGAGAGGTGAACTTCCTGCATGGAGGctctttttatattttattttgtcccACAGTATGTCCCTCTCTGTGGACCCATCTGGCTCAGAGTCTCTCCGTCCGACAGCCGTCTGCACTTTTAGTGTTTATTTATTAGTGAGTTTATTTCTACTTTTTCTaaatacacacatttgttttggaCGTAACATCGGAAACCTGCTGACCCCCTTTCTGTGAGGAAACAGAGTGAGAATGGGCGTGGCGGCAGGCCGGCTGTCCTGAACACGAGCAGTCCCTGACGGGTGGCGAGCGAGAGGGCCGGGGAGTGGCCCGGCGGTTTATGGCCCCTCACAGAGTAAAgtcctggagctgcagcctcagGCGGCATTACCGGAGGACGGACGGCAGCCTTCAGCGTCTCCTCAGAGCACCGGGCCTCCTGACCCACTTCCTGCCCACACGTCGCCCTTTCCAGATTTCTCTGATCTCTTCCGACGCCCTCTCCGAACGCCACAAACATGTCGACGGCCGTGGAAGCCGTGGGGTTCCTCATGTCCCTCGTGGGCTTCATCCTCACCGGAGCGTCGCTGATCAACGACTACTGGAAGATCTCCAGCGTGGCCGGCAGCGTCATCATCTCCCAGCACCAGTTTGAGAACCTGTGGCACTCCTGCGCCGAGAACAGCGGCGGCATCGCCGAGTGCCGGGACTTCGAGTCGCTGCTCGCTCTGCCAGGTAAGACCAGAAGCGAGGCCTCAGAAACCATCGGGGAGAACCCAGGAAGTCTCCTGCCTGATGGCAGCGTCTCATTGACAGGCGGAGATTATCCATTCAGAACCGTTCTTCATGTTTGGTGATTAACAAATGAACATAAGATCAACTGGGGGGTTTCCGGAGCTGAGAACACGTAACGGGGTCAGTGGTTAAAGTTCAGCCAGCGAGCCGGATCTCTCTGAACATCCGACACTTTCACCAATCAAAGACTCCCTTTCTCAAGTCTTACAAAATAACTGAACTGTAGACgtgtcaaacaaacaaagagggaaaagaGCTTTGTGGCGCCGTTTTGAACAAATTCTGCTGCTGAGAATTTCCCGCCAAAAAAACCAATGAATCACATTTAATATTTGCTTAGTTTGTCAGTATATGGACAACAGATCAAcactaaacacacatttattgtATTGCTGAGtacattcagtgtgttttgtttgtatttaatgTCACATTTGCAGAAGGCAGTGTAACTTCTGGCCGCCATTttgtgcctcctcctcctcccgggcGGTGAAATGGAGGGAAACGCTCACTGAGCTTTCACTTGTCTTCAGTCTGATCCTGATGTGTCTCTCAGCTCAAACTGAGTCGTTTGTCAACAGTTCCTTCTTTTAGCTGTCCCAGGTTTTCTCATTACGACAGAGTAAACGTTCTCAAGCTTCCTCTGATGATGGCGTTTAAAAGTGTGTCTTTCTCATGGGAATACAAAGAATAACGTGCATTTAAATCCTGTTCAAAATGACACTAACTGAGATATTTAGGCTTGGGACTGGTTGTTTTGCGTTGGTCTCACTTTGACCGATGCCAGAGTTTCGTCTCAGACCTGTTGTCCAGCTCAGTGTCCAGCCTGCTGTTATCTTTATACTCATTATACGAGCAGATAGCTCCTGAAGCACTGAGCGatactgcagctctgctgactCCTTATCATCTGACCTCTTTGTCTTCTGccataaagaggagtggcagcGTTTACGATCAGCAGAGGTCACTCTGTTAATGCGTTACTGCTGCGGCTGTACAGGCCAGTCCGCAGAGACAGCTTCACTTCTCCATTCTTTTCTACTTTTAACAATTTGTAtaattttctgttgttgttgttttggtttgttattttttttttaaccttttcccCATTTCTATTCATTTGTCTTCATGACAAgcgcaaaacaacaacaacaacaacaaaacataactCAATCCTTCAGATACATTGATGTAGTTCTGCTCCAggtctgtgtcacagactgacacactgactTGAATGAAGCAGCGTGGAAGGAGACGATCATAGCTGTCAACAACTTAAATAAAATTTACAGTGTGACCCGTTCAGCCTGtttttgaaagaacaaaaagaaatccaGAAGTGAAATAGTGACTCATTTATCACTGAATATGTCTGAGATAATGTCATTCAGGGTACCGATGTGGCATTCAACCCAAATGAGAACAGCAGCATCGTTctgcctctgctgtgtttctttatgtttttgctCAGGTTTCTCGTTCTCATTCGTGCACACGTccagttgtttttctgctttcttaaGAGTAAAGCATGTTGTggtctcctctgcagctcatgTGCAGGCGTGTCGCGCTCTGATGATCGTCGCTCTGCTGCTCGGAATCGGCTGCATGATCATCTCGCTGCTCGGACTCAAGTGCATCAAGATCGGCTCCAGCAGCGATCAGGCCAAGGCCAAGCTGGCCGCCGCCGGGGGAATGATGGCCGTCCTGGGCGGTGAGCTGACCGGAGAGCGGCGGGAAGCTCGCAGGAAGCTGCCAGTCTGTCACATGCTCATTGCCTCTGTCTCGCCTCAGGTCTGTGCTGCATGGTGGCCTGCTCCTGGTACGCATACAGAGTGGTGGAGGACTTCAACAACCCGTTCACTGGCGGAGTGAAGTGAGTcgacacacacatcagtgtgaCGCCGCCATTAGTCACCAATGTTATCTGATACGGTCATGAAGTCAGCTGTGAGGAGAATCTGGTGAAGCATGGTTTGGTTGCTGGTGAGAGCCTATCGTTGCACTGTATAAAATAAAGATTGGAATAAAGTCTAACATGAAAACTGAGCTGCAAACCAAACGGATGTGAGCGAGCGTTTAACTGGAGTCGAATATGTAGGCCCGACTAGTCACGTTGAGGACACTTTACTCTGCTAGTGAGTGAATCCTCTGTCAAAGTTTATCGAGGTTAGATGtatgttttttgtatgtttaaGTTTTCAGTACGTTTTATTGTACATAAGATACAATTGAACATATTTACTCCATCTCAGCACTGTGCACAGTAAAGCGCATAAAGTCTATACTACTATACTACTATACTATACTACACTATACtatactacactacactacTATACTGTCGTtgcgacagcagctcagatggtagagcgggttgtctaataaccggaaggttggcggtttgatccccgctcccgcaggcgtaaaactgccactgtgtccttgggcaagacacttcacccaccttgcctggtattaaagcagtgtgagagtgaatggttggtggtgggaggggccgatggtgcagactggcagcctcgcctccatcagtctgccccccccagggcagctgtggctgcagcagtagcttaccaccaccatGGGGTGAATAAATAACGCAAtgttgagtgtccagaaaa of the Salarias fasciatus chromosome 18, fSalaFa1.1, whole genome shotgun sequence genome contains:
- the cldn15la gene encoding claudin 15-like a, giving the protein MSTAVEAVGFLMSLVGFILTGASLINDYWKISSVAGSVIISQHQFENLWHSCAENSGGIAECRDFESLLALPAHVQACRALMIVALLLGIGCMIISLLGLKCIKIGSSSDQAKAKLAAAGGMMAVLGGLCCMVACSWYAYRVVEDFNNPFTGGVKFELGAGLFIGWAGASLSIIGGILLCTSMKSASSGQKRGYYGEPPSKVYTPAPKSVDSSRAYV